Proteins from a single region of Methanotorris igneus Kol 5:
- a CDS encoding MFS transporter, which yields MEKPVRSMFVIWVTTFVTMLGVGFIAPIMSIYAQTLGATNFEIGLIFGSFALARTIAQIPAGVLSDIYGKKFFIVSGAFFYGVFTLLYNFVNTVLGLLIVRTFTGIFSSFVTPVAGSYVAAIAPKTRLGEYMGIFNSAITLGFGVGPFVGGILADMYGIKTPFYFCGFLGILAAIISYTKLEDIAFKNIGNTKNKIKLFSFEFLRNRNFLSSFVINTSNVMVNAGIITYLALYATNYGITMGRIGFMIAATNLLMALLQRNFGKLYDRLGNVVIIFGIFIMSFGMYMLSISSSFLSMVASLTIVAIGSSICTPATTSLAIKDIPTHRKGEAMGLFTTSINIGMFIGSIFFGFLADILGIANMFKVSAIFSSIIGFISYLRIKNNN from the coding sequence ATGGAAAAACCAGTAAGGAGTATGTTTGTTATTTGGGTTACGACTTTTGTAACTATGCTTGGTGTTGGTTTTATTGCACCTATTATGTCAATATATGCCCAAACTTTGGGAGCTACGAACTTTGAAATTGGTTTAATATTTGGTTCATTTGCACTTGCAAGAACAATAGCTCAGATTCCAGCGGGTGTTTTATCGGATATATATGGGAAGAAGTTTTTTATTGTGAGCGGAGCATTTTTTTATGGAGTTTTTACACTGCTGTATAATTTTGTTAATACAGTTTTGGGCCTTTTAATTGTTAGAACTTTCACAGGAATCTTTTCCTCTTTTGTAACACCAGTAGCAGGTTCTTATGTGGCAGCCATAGCACCAAAGACAAGATTAGGGGAATATATGGGAATCTTTAATTCTGCAATTACATTGGGTTTTGGTGTAGGGCCGTTCGTAGGAGGAATTCTTGCTGATATGTATGGGATTAAAACACCATTCTACTTTTGTGGATTTTTGGGAATTTTGGCGGCAATTATAAGTTATACGAAGCTGGAAGATATTGCTTTTAAAAATATAGGAAATACAAAAAATAAAATTAAGTTATTTTCATTTGAATTCTTAAGAAATAGAAATTTTTTATCTTCTTTTGTTATCAACACATCTAATGTAATGGTAAATGCAGGGATAATTACTTATTTGGCATTATATGCAACCAACTATGGCATAACCATGGGTCGTATTGGTTTCATGATTGCAGCAACTAATCTTTTAATGGCATTGCTCCAAAGGAATTTTGGAAAACTCTACGATAGATTGGGGAATGTAGTAATAATCTTTGGAATTTTTATAATGTCATTTGGAATGTATATGTTATCAATATCATCCTCATTTTTGAGCATGGTGGCTTCATTAACAATCGTAGCAATTGGAAGTTCGATATGCACACCTGCTACAACGTCCCTTGCAATTAAAGATATTCCAACACATAGAAAAGGAGAAGCTATGGGGCTTTTTACAACAAGTATAAACATAGGAATGTTTATAGGTTCAATATTCTTTGGATTTTTGGCTGATATTTTGGGAATAGCAAATATGTTTAAAGTTTCAGCCATATTTTCAAGTATAATAGGCTTTATAAGTTATTTGAGAATAAAAAATAATAATTAA
- the cutA gene encoding divalent-cation tolerance protein CutA, with amino-acid sequence MYVLVYITASNHEVAKKIASHLLESKLVACANIFPIESMYWWRGKIENDNEVAIILKTKEKLVKKIIEEVKKLHSYTNPCIIAIPIIHGSEEFLKWIDEETI; translated from the coding sequence ATGTATGTGTTAGTTTATATCACTGCAAGCAACCATGAAGTGGCAAAAAAGATAGCATCACATCTTTTGGAGAGTAAATTAGTGGCATGTGCAAACATCTTCCCGATAGAATCCATGTATTGGTGGAGGGGAAAGATTGAAAATGATAACGAAGTGGCAATAATATTAAAAACAAAGGAAAAATTGGTAAAAAAGATTATTGAAGAAGTTAAAAAACTCCACAGTTACACAAACCCCTGCATTATTGCAATACCAATAATTCATGGCTCAGAGGAATTTTTGAAGTGGATTGATGAAGAGACTATTTAA
- a CDS encoding class III signal peptide-containing protein, which produces MKLLRKLMSKRGQVSMEIGILVAAAVAVAAIAAYYYVTNVKTSAKGAGDTANKTIIKINKTVYSEVEGLNDTSTGW; this is translated from the coding sequence ATGAAATTATTAAGAAAGTTAATGTCTAAAAGAGGGCAGGTCTCAATGGAAATAGGTATCTTAGTTGCTGCTGCAGTAGCAGTTGCTGCTATTGCTGCGTACTACTATGTAACAAATGTTAAAACTTCAGCAAAAGGTGCAGGAGATACTGCAAATAAAACCATAATAAAAATAAATAAAACCGTTTATAGTGAAGTTGAAGGTTTAAATGACACAAGTACGGGTTGGTAA
- a CDS encoding class III signal peptide-containing protein: MHKKLFSKRGQVSMEIGILVASSIVVATIASYYYITNYLNSHPENAGKSANKTIIKINKTVYSEVKDLNDTSTGW; encoded by the coding sequence ATGCATAAAAAACTTTTTTCTAAAAGAGGGCAGGTTTCAATGGAAATTGGTATTTTGGTTGCATCTTCAATAGTAGTTGCAACAATTGCATCTTATTATTATATCACTAATTATCTAAATTCACACCCTGAGAATGCGGGTAAATCTGCAAATAAAACTATAATAAAAATAAATAAAACCGTTTATAGTGAAGTTAAAGATTTAAATGACACAAGTACGGGTTGGTAA
- a CDS encoding metallophosphoesterase: MRIMGLTDLHGKLINFNKILRYKPDVILISGDITHFGRDFRIIDLLKSVNENVKVLAVPGNCDTKEAIEKLNKYNLNIDEKCNEINGIKFVGIGGSNRTPFNTPNEYEDEELFNKFLKGIKDIDKNTLKNNFILVTHAPPKNTMADRVGDTHVGSEAVRKIIEEYQPILCACGHIHESRCIDKIGETIIVNPSPDAFFVFDTKTKYLEIIELKP; the protein is encoded by the coding sequence ATGAGAATAATGGGTTTAACTGATTTACATGGAAAATTAATAAACTTTAATAAAATTTTAAGATACAAACCGGATGTTATATTAATCTCAGGAGACATAACTCACTTTGGGAGAGATTTTAGGATAATAGACCTTTTAAAAAGCGTCAATGAAAATGTTAAGGTCTTAGCAGTTCCAGGAAATTGTGACACAAAGGAAGCAATAGAAAAATTAAACAAATACAATTTAAATATTGATGAAAAATGCAACGAAATAAATGGAATAAAGTTTGTTGGAATTGGAGGGAGCAATAGAACACCATTTAACACTCCAAACGAATATGAAGATGAAGAATTATTCAATAAATTTCTAAAAGGAATAAAGGACATTGATAAAAATACTCTAAAAAATAATTTCATTTTAGTTACTCATGCTCCACCAAAGAATACAATGGCTGATAGAGTTGGGGATACCCACGTTGGTAGTGAAGCTGTAAGAAAAATAATTGAAGAATATCAACCAATCCTTTGTGCATGTGGGCATATCCATGAAAGTAGGTGTATAGATAAGATTGGAGAAACCATAATCGTAAACCCATCACCAGATGCCTTTTTTGTATTTGATACAAAGACAAAATATTTAGAGATTATAGAGTTAAAACCCTAA
- a CDS encoding acylphosphatase translates to MTITYELIIYGKVQHVGFRERLEDIGRGLGIDGIVYNYEDGSVRILANFPSERKKRLFKEFIKDLEEEDKLIKINKIEEKELNAYIEFPKGLNRISADDLLELNKKLDEGVKYIKLIFNELEEHKRLLIEIKDSMNELKEGINELNKKFDVLIDILKNK, encoded by the coding sequence ATGACAATCACTTATGAATTAATAATTTATGGGAAAGTCCAACATGTGGGATTTAGGGAGCGACTTGAAGATATTGGAAGAGGTTTAGGAATTGATGGGATTGTTTATAACTACGAGGATGGGAGTGTTAGGATTTTAGCAAACTTCCCATCTGAAAGGAAAAAACGACTGTTCAAAGAATTCATAAAGGATTTGGAAGAAGAAGATAAATTAATTAAAATTAATAAAATTGAGGAAAAGGAGTTAAATGCATATATTGAATTTCCAAAAGGATTGAATAGAATCTCTGCGGATGACTTATTGGAGTTGAATAAAAAGTTAGATGAAGGGGTTAAATATATTAAATTAATCTTTAATGAATTGGAAGAACATAAAAGGTTATTGATTGAAATTAAGGATAGTATGAATGAATTAAAAGAAGGAATTAATGAATTAAATAAAAAATTTGATGTTTTAATTGATATTTTGAAAAATAAATGA
- the recJ gene encoding single-stranded-DNA-specific exonuclease RecJ, producing the protein MENLKRAVKTLRKNKDKNILICTHIDTDGITSRIILEKLMERLNIDADFMFLRQINVNSIEEIPFSDYDLIIFADLGSGQLSLIKEKIENTNKKVIILDHHMVENVKIPENIINVNPWNLNKDGGKEICGAGVCYFFAKICNPRWTDLAKYAVLGSIGDIQNFEGKLKGLNEKILKDAIERGDVKKYMDLQFYGKQTRPLFISMKYFTDVRTDLVNNDSRIIRFIMNVGEKYNLDINPTLSLCEIPFECKRALGSEFLHKCNKYVPREWSIYLPKVIFGEVYEFVHEEFKTPLRDLEEFSTCINACARYGEYEIALNVLRGDRESYYKKMLSMLRKHRKNLAKSLNHVKDEVEVIQKDKFQYFETDKIKAEIVGIVASLTYSLEKVDWKKPIFAIADNGDGYKVSARCPKLLAFAKDINLADAIRYASYKVGGSGGGHKFACGAYVPDVDEFIKHLEKRL; encoded by the coding sequence ATGGAAAATTTAAAAAGAGCCGTAAAAACGCTAAGGAAAAATAAAGACAAAAATATTTTGATATGCACACATATAGATACTGATGGAATAACTTCAAGAATTATATTGGAAAAACTAATGGAAAGATTAAATATTGATGCAGATTTTATGTTTTTGAGGCAGATTAATGTTAATAGCATTGAAGAAATCCCATTTTCTGATTACGATTTGATAATATTTGCCGATTTGGGGAGTGGGCAGTTAAGTTTAATAAAAGAAAAAATTGAAAACACCAATAAAAAAGTAATCATATTAGACCATCACATGGTCGAGAATGTAAAAATTCCAGAAAATATAATAAACGTCAATCCGTGGAATTTAAATAAAGATGGTGGAAAAGAGATCTGTGGGGCAGGAGTTTGTTATTTCTTTGCAAAAATATGCAATCCAAGATGGACGGACTTGGCGAAATATGCTGTCCTTGGCTCTATTGGAGATATTCAGAACTTTGAGGGAAAACTCAAGGGATTAAATGAGAAAATTTTAAAGGATGCGATTGAAAGAGGGGATGTTAAAAAATACATGGATTTACAATTCTATGGAAAGCAAACAAGGCCTTTATTTATTTCCATGAAGTATTTTACAGATGTTAGGACTGATTTGGTCAACAATGATTCAAGAATCATTAGATTTATTATGAATGTTGGTGAAAAATACAACTTGGACATAAATCCAACGTTATCGTTGTGCGAGATTCCATTTGAATGTAAGAGGGCCTTAGGAAGTGAGTTTTTGCATAAATGTAACAAATATGTCCCAAGGGAGTGGAGTATATACTTACCAAAGGTTATTTTTGGAGAGGTCTATGAGTTTGTTCATGAGGAATTTAAAACACCACTACGGGATTTGGAGGAATTTTCAACCTGCATAAATGCATGTGCAAGATATGGGGAGTATGAGATAGCGTTGAATGTTTTGAGGGGGGATAGAGAGAGTTATTATAAAAAAATGCTCTCAATGTTGAGGAAGCATAGGAAAAATTTAGCAAAATCATTAAATCATGTTAAAGATGAAGTAGAGGTTATACAAAAAGATAAATTCCAATACTTTGAGACAGACAAAATAAAGGCGGAAATAGTGGGAATTGTTGCAAGTTTAACATATTCCTTAGAAAAGGTTGATTGGAAAAAACCAATATTTGCAATTGCGGATAATGGGGATGGATATAAGGTCTCTGCAAGATGTCCAAAGCTCTTAGCATTTGCTAAGGACATAAATTTGGCAGATGCAATAAGATATGCCTCCTATAAAGTTGGTGGAAGTGGAGGGGGGCATAAGTTCGCATGTGGGGCTTATGTTCCAGATGTAGATGAGTTCATTAAGCATTTAGAAAAGAGATTGTAA